One stretch of Nycticebus coucang isolate mNycCou1 chromosome 7, mNycCou1.pri, whole genome shotgun sequence DNA includes these proteins:
- the CXCR4 gene encoding C-X-C chemokine receptor type 4 codes for MEGISIFTSDNYTEDLGSGDYDSMKEPCFREENAHFNRIFLPTIYSIIFLTGIVGNGLVILVMGYQKKLRSMTDKYRLHLSVADLLFVITLPFWAVDAVANWYFGEFLCKAVHVIYTVNLYSSVLILAFISLDRYLAIVHATNSQRPRKLLAEKVVYAGVWLPAFLLTIPDVIFASVREADRYICDRFYPNDLWVVVFQFQHIMVGFILPGIVILSCYCIIISKLSHSKGHQKRKALKTTVILILAFFACWLPYYIGISIDSFILLEIIKQGCEFDNTVHKWISITEALAFFHCCLNPILYAFLGAKFKTSAQHALTSVSRGSSLKILSKGKRGGHSSVSTESESSSFHSS; via the coding sequence ATTTTCACTTCAGATAACTACACAGAGGATTTGGGCTCAGGGGACTATGACTCCATGAAGGAACCCTGCTTCCGGGAAGAAAATGCCCATTTCAACCGGATCTTCCTGCCCACCATCTACTCCATTATTTTCTTGACTGGCATAGTGGGCAATGGATTGGTAATCCTGGTCATGGGTTACCAGAAGAAGCTGAGGAGCATGACCGACAAGTACAGGCTACACCTGTCCGTGGCTGACCTTCTCTTTGTCATCACGCTTCCCTTCTGGGCAGTTGATGCTGTGGCAAACTGGTACTTTGGAGAGTTCCTGTGCAAGGCTGTCCATGTCATCTATACAGTCAACCTCTACAGCAGTGTCCTCATCCTGGCCTTCATCAGTCTGGACCGGTACCTGGCCATAGTCCACGCCACCAACAGTCAGAGGCCAAGGAAGCTATTGGCTGAAAAGGTGGTCTATGCTGGTGTCTGGCTCCCCGCTTTCCTGCTGACTATTCCCGATGTCATCTTTGCCAGCGTCAGAGAGGCAGACAGGTATATCTGTGACCGTTTCTACCCCAATGACTTGTGGGTGGTTGTGTTCCAGTTTCAGCACATTATGGTTGGGTTCATCCTGCCTGGAATAGTTATCCTGTCCTGCTATTGCATTATCATCTCCAAGCTGTCACACTCCAAGGGTCACCAGAAGCGCAAGGCTCTCAAGACCACAGTCATCCTCATCCTGGCTTTCTTCGCCTGCTGGCTGCCTTACTACATTGGGATCAGCATCGACTCTTTCATCCTCCTGGAAATCATCAAACAAGGATGTGAGTTTGACAACACTGTGCACAAGTGGATTTCCATCACTGAGGCCCTCGCTTTTTTCCACTGTTGCCTGAATCCCATCCTCTATGCTTTCCTTGGAgccaaatttaaaacttctgcccAGCATGCACTCACTTCTGTGAGCAGAGGGTCCAGCCTCAAGATCCTCTCCAAAGGAAAACGAGGTGGACATTCTTCTGTTTCTACAGAATCTGAGTCTTCAAGTTTTCACTCCAGCTAA